A DNA window from Candidatus Latescibacterota bacterium contains the following coding sequences:
- a CDS encoding class I SAM-dependent methyltransferase, whose translation MAERREWWETFFRGPWLRYQQSMDAPDLVAPPADFLEAVLDLSPGERVLDAPCGEGRLGREFARRGYRVTGLDATRSLLAAGRRKARAEGLDVDWVQGDMRRLPWRRRFDLVLCWWGSFGYFSDEENRRHVRAVARALKPGGVFALDLHSAETLFPSFARQTWSEREGVAVLSANHYDTETGRVETEWTLHDGAGGRPRRATSSIRVYTLHELRALFLAEGFSECRAFGDLEGAPFELDARRLILLATKALD comes from the coding sequence GTGGCCGAACGACGCGAGTGGTGGGAGACCTTCTTCCGTGGGCCCTGGCTCCGCTATCAGCAGAGCATGGACGCCCCCGACCTCGTGGCCCCGCCCGCGGACTTCCTCGAGGCCGTGCTCGACCTCAGCCCCGGCGAACGCGTGCTCGACGCCCCCTGCGGCGAGGGCCGCCTCGGCCGCGAGTTCGCCCGCCGCGGCTACCGGGTGACCGGCCTCGACGCCACGCGCTCGCTCCTCGCCGCCGGCCGCCGCAAGGCGCGCGCGGAGGGCCTCGACGTCGACTGGGTGCAGGGCGACATGCGCCGCCTGCCCTGGCGGCGCCGCTTCGACCTCGTCCTCTGCTGGTGGGGCAGCTTCGGCTACTTCTCCGACGAGGAGAACCGCCGCCACGTCCGCGCCGTGGCCCGGGCGCTGAAGCCCGGCGGCGTCTTCGCGCTGGACCTGCACAGCGCCGAGACGCTCTTCCCCAGCTTCGCGCGGCAGACCTGGAGCGAGCGCGAGGGCGTCGCCGTGCTCAGCGCCAACCATTACGATACCGAGACCGGCCGCGTGGAGACCGAGTGGACCCTCCACGACGGCGCCGGCGGTCGCCCGCGCCGGGCGACGAGCAGCATCCGGGTCTACACGCTGCACGAGCTGCGCGCGCTGTTCCTGGCCGAGGGCTTCAGCGAGTGCCGCGCCTTCGGGGACCTGGAGGGCGCTCCCTTCGAACTGGACGCCCGCCGCCTGATCCTGCTCGCCACCAAGGCCCTGGACTGA
- a CDS encoding GNAT family N-acetyltransferase: MSAPQLRRLEAADLPAAIALWARAGIRLTLSDRLDELERLLAQNADTCLGAWDGGALVGAALGTFDGRRANLWHLAVAPERRGEDIATALMAAIEGVWRRMGVVKVNFAVEEANRGVLGFYEKLGYHGREDVFLVSKVLRED; this comes from the coding sequence GTGAGCGCTCCCCAGCTGCGGCGCCTCGAGGCCGCCGACCTGCCCGCGGCCATCGCGCTCTGGGCGCGCGCGGGCATACGGCTCACCCTGAGCGACCGCCTCGACGAGCTCGAGCGCCTGCTCGCGCAGAACGCCGACACCTGTCTCGGCGCCTGGGACGGCGGCGCGCTGGTGGGCGCGGCGCTCGGCACCTTCGACGGCCGCCGCGCCAACCTCTGGCACCTGGCGGTGGCGCCGGAGCGGCGGGGCGAGGACATCGCCACGGCGCTCATGGCGGCGATCGAAGGGGTGTGGCGGCGCATGGGCGTCGTGAAGGTGAACTTTGCCGTGGAGGAGGCGAACCGGGGAGTGCTGGGCTTCTACGAGAAGCTGGGCTACCATGGGCGCGAGGACGTCTTCCTGGTGAGCAAGGTGTTGCGAGAGGACTAG